A single Pedobacter sp. PACM 27299 DNA region contains:
- a CDS encoding response regulator: protein MNKKILIIEDHDAIRGNIVEILEMAKYTVFEADNGKIGVEMALKHIPDIILCDIMMPELDGYGVLYMLNKYTETSAIPFIFLTAKAEHNDLRKGMEMGADDYLTKPFDDIELLNAIDVRLRKKAHLQLQNQNMANDFKVLVAKTDGLAEFTKIITGHKSREFRKNQVVYYEADHSKGLYLIIQGKIKTIKLSMDGRELMTGMYATGDYLGINAILGKSTYSDTATAVEDSTLSLIPMEELEKVINLYPEVARKFIHLLSNDNREKEEQLLQLAYDSVRKKMAGAILRLYHQQIIKKDVFSITREDLAAMACMATETVSRTLSDFRNEKLIEREGITITVLDLERLAKMKN from the coding sequence ATGAACAAAAAAATATTGATCATTGAAGATCACGACGCCATAAGGGGAAACATAGTTGAAATCCTGGAAATGGCCAAATACACGGTTTTTGAAGCTGACAATGGAAAGATTGGCGTAGAAATGGCGTTAAAACACATTCCAGACATCATTCTCTGCGATATCATGATGCCTGAACTTGACGGATACGGGGTATTATATATGCTCAATAAATACACAGAAACCTCAGCAATTCCTTTCATTTTTCTAACAGCCAAAGCCGAGCACAATGACCTGCGCAAGGGAATGGAAATGGGCGCAGATGATTACCTAACCAAACCTTTTGATGACATTGAACTACTTAATGCCATAGATGTCAGATTAAGAAAAAAAGCCCATCTTCAGCTCCAAAATCAAAACATGGCTAATGATTTCAAAGTGCTGGTAGCCAAAACCGATGGCCTGGCAGAATTCACTAAGATCATAACAGGCCACAAAAGCCGTGAATTCAGAAAAAACCAAGTTGTTTACTATGAGGCAGATCATAGCAAAGGCCTTTACCTGATCATCCAGGGTAAGATCAAAACCATTAAACTTTCAATGGATGGTCGTGAATTGATGACCGGTATGTATGCGACCGGAGATTACCTGGGCATCAATGCCATTTTAGGAAAAAGCACCTATAGTGATACTGCTACAGCAGTGGAGGATAGCACACTCAGTTTGATCCCTATGGAAGAACTTGAAAAAGTCATCAACCTTTATCCTGAAGTAGCGAGAAAGTTCATTCATCTTTTATCCAATGACAACCGGGAAAAAGAGGAACAACTCCTCCAGCTGGCTTATGATTCCGTCCGAAAAAAAATGGCTGGAGCCATTCTTCGCCTGTACCATCAACAGATTATCAAAAAAGACGTTTTCAGCATTACCCGTGAAGACTTAGCAGCAATGGCCTGTATGGCTACCGAAACGGTAAGCAGAACCCTATCAGATTTCCGTAACGAAAAATTAATAGAACGTGAAGGGATAACCATTACTGTACTGGATCTGGAAAGGCTTGCGAAAATGAAGAACTAA
- a CDS encoding SDR family NAD(P)-dependent oxidoreductase: MRKLKKKVVFITGGNSGIGKAAALEAAREGAIIVVADLENKDHLETVNEIKALGARCMFVPIDVSDVESVKLAILTTVAEFGRLDVAFNNAGIGGTYSGIHDMPEATWDRLIAVNLTGQFYCVKYELQQFLKQGGGVIVNMSSLGGLKAEHGLVPYTAAKHGVLGITKNIAVQYAAQNIRANALCPYYVETPLLAEAPEAIHQAWIDGTPSKRLCTPEEVAKAFIYLACDDSSYCNGTQIILDGGVMA; the protein is encoded by the coding sequence ATGAGAAAATTGAAAAAAAAGGTGGTATTCATCACCGGAGGAAATTCAGGTATTGGAAAAGCTGCTGCTCTTGAAGCTGCACGAGAAGGAGCGATAATTGTTGTGGCTGACCTTGAAAACAAGGATCACCTGGAAACGGTTAATGAAATAAAGGCATTAGGAGCCAGATGTATGTTTGTTCCAATTGATGTGTCAGATGTGGAAAGCGTTAAATTGGCTATCCTTACGACTGTGGCAGAATTTGGAAGATTGGATGTAGCTTTTAATAATGCAGGTATTGGCGGAACTTATTCCGGGATACATGATATGCCTGAGGCTACTTGGGACAGGTTGATCGCGGTAAATTTAACTGGCCAGTTTTATTGCGTAAAATATGAACTGCAGCAGTTTTTGAAGCAGGGTGGAGGGGTAATTGTAAATATGTCCTCGCTTGGTGGATTGAAAGCAGAACACGGTTTAGTACCATACACAGCAGCCAAACATGGCGTTTTAGGCATTACCAAAAATATAGCGGTTCAATATGCTGCACAAAATATCAGAGCGAATGCACTTTGTCCATATTATGTGGAAACTCCATTATTGGCTGAGGCTCCAGAAGCCATTCACCAAGCCTGGATTGATGGAACCCCCTCTAAGCGTCTTTGTACACCTGAAGAAGTGGCTAAAGCATTTATTTATCTAGCCTGTGATGACTCCAGTTATTGTAATGGGACACAAATTATTCTGGATGGCGGAGTAATGGCTTAG
- a CDS encoding methyltransferase domain-containing protein — translation MAIAKKAASFLAPVPGSKILDIGSGIGKFCIAAAHAHPDSEFHGVEQRKDLFDMAIEAQRRTELGNVRFLHGNFTESNLRYYDSIYFYNAFAENLIDVARIDESIDYSPGLYAYYSNYLCKALENMASGTRLVTYHGYVHHIPLGYELVEQDLNKPLRMWIKK, via the coding sequence TTGGCTATAGCAAAAAAAGCGGCTTCATTTTTAGCTCCGGTTCCCGGATCTAAAATCCTGGATATTGGGAGTGGCATCGGTAAGTTTTGTATTGCCGCCGCACATGCTCATCCTGATTCAGAGTTTCATGGTGTGGAACAGAGGAAAGATCTGTTTGATATGGCTATTGAAGCACAGCGAAGAACTGAGCTCGGTAATGTCCGGTTTCTTCATGGTAATTTTACAGAATCGAATCTCAGATACTATGATAGCATTTACTTTTACAATGCATTTGCTGAAAATTTAATCGACGTTGCGCGTATAGATGAGTCTATTGACTACTCTCCGGGTTTGTATGCCTATTATTCTAATTATTTATGCAAGGCCCTGGAAAATATGGCCAGCGGAACAAGGCTGGTTACCTACCATGGATATGTACATCATATTCCTTTAGGATATGAGCTGGTTGAACAAGATCTCAATAAACCTTTGAGAATGTGGATTAAAAAATAA
- a CDS encoding NADP-dependent isocitrate dehydrogenase has protein sequence MEIKKIKVVNPIVELDGDEMTRVIWRFIKEKLILPYLELDIRYFDLSIEHRNTTSDQVTIHAAEAIKRYGVGIKCATITPDEDRVKEFKLKQMWKSPNGTIRNILDGTVFREPIVIDNIPRLVSNWTNPICIGRHAFGDQYRATDFLTKGSGKLTITFKPDDGSAEESHEVYNYQGDGIAMAMYNIDESIYGFARACFNQSLTKKWPLYLSTKNTILKKYDGRFKDVFQEIYENEFQDMFSAAGITYEHRLIDDMVASALKWNGNFVWACKNYDGDVQSDAVAQGFGSLGLMTSVLITPDGKTMEAEAAHGTVTRHYREHQLGKPTSTNPIASIFAWTRGLAFRGKLDDNKELIQFCAMLEEVCVETIKSGKMTKDLAVCIHGTTVEHGKDYLYTVEFLAELDGNLRNKFERQ, from the coding sequence ATGGAAATTAAAAAAATTAAAGTTGTAAACCCCATCGTTGAGCTTGATGGAGATGAAATGACACGTGTAATCTGGAGATTTATTAAGGAAAAACTGATTCTTCCTTATCTGGAACTTGACATTAGGTATTTTGACCTTAGTATTGAACACCGTAATACAACATCAGATCAGGTAACCATTCATGCGGCTGAAGCAATTAAGAGATATGGCGTAGGGATTAAGTGTGCTACAATAACGCCGGATGAGGATCGTGTCAAAGAGTTTAAGCTTAAACAAATGTGGAAATCGCCTAATGGAACGATTAGGAACATTCTTGATGGAACCGTATTCCGCGAACCTATAGTTATTGACAACATCCCTAGACTAGTTTCAAACTGGACCAACCCGATCTGTATAGGACGACACGCATTTGGAGACCAGTACCGTGCTACCGATTTTTTAACCAAGGGCAGCGGAAAACTGACGATTACATTTAAACCAGACGATGGAAGTGCGGAAGAGTCGCATGAGGTATACAATTATCAGGGAGATGGAATTGCAATGGCCATGTACAATATAGATGAAAGTATTTATGGCTTTGCAAGGGCTTGTTTTAATCAGTCCCTGACAAAAAAATGGCCACTTTACCTTTCTACAAAGAATACAATACTGAAAAAATACGACGGTAGGTTTAAGGATGTTTTTCAGGAAATTTATGAAAATGAATTTCAGGATATGTTTTCTGCGGCGGGTATTACCTATGAACATCGTCTGATTGATGATATGGTTGCCTCTGCTTTAAAATGGAATGGTAATTTTGTTTGGGCATGTAAAAATTATGATGGTGATGTGCAGTCTGATGCTGTAGCTCAGGGTTTTGGTTCATTAGGTCTGATGACCTCCGTTCTGATTACTCCAGATGGAAAAACGATGGAAGCTGAAGCGGCCCATGGTACCGTTACCCGGCATTACCGTGAACATCAGCTTGGGAAACCCACATCAACAAATCCTATTGCCTCTATTTTTGCCTGGACAAGGGGATTAGCGTTTCGGGGCAAGTTGGACGACAATAAGGAACTGATACAGTTTTGTGCTATGCTGGAAGAGGTTTGTGTGGAGACTATTAAATCGGGTAAGATGACCAAGGATCTGGCAGTCTGTATTCATGGGACAACAGTAGAACACGGAAAAGATTATCTATACACCGTGGAGTTTTTAGCTGAATTAGATGGAAATCTTAGAAATAAGTTTGAACGACAATGA
- a CDS encoding Crp/Fnr family transcriptional regulator, with product MSLSGIFPIDKWSFTTQSIVSILSAEDYSFLIGRQGEQRYQKGEIIFREGVVPYGIFFIHQGKVKKYKVDPGGKEQIIYVANKGELIGYHAVLSEERYPDFAAAMEDSMISFIPKDDFLTVLNTSPIFANRLLKSLSHEYSVLANNISVFAQRSAVERLAIALIVMREKFKIETEEGKEIIIDISRTDLANIAGIAKENVIRLLKEFKTEEIIETEGRKIRVIDIEKLIARSNYK from the coding sequence ATGAGCTTATCAGGCATTTTTCCGATTGATAAATGGAGTTTTACTACTCAATCTATTGTGTCTATCCTTTCAGCCGAAGACTATAGCTTTTTGATTGGTCGCCAGGGAGAACAGAGATATCAAAAAGGAGAAATTATTTTTAGAGAGGGTGTAGTACCTTATGGAATATTTTTTATTCATCAGGGTAAGGTTAAAAAATATAAGGTTGATCCTGGCGGAAAAGAGCAGATTATTTATGTTGCCAATAAAGGGGAGCTGATTGGTTATCATGCTGTTTTATCTGAAGAACGGTATCCTGACTTTGCTGCTGCGATGGAAGATAGTATGATCAGTTTTATCCCTAAGGATGACTTCTTAACGGTTTTAAATACCTCTCCGATATTTGCAAATCGCTTACTGAAATCTTTGAGTCATGAATACTCAGTTCTTGCTAATAATATTTCTGTCTTTGCGCAGCGTAGTGCAGTCGAAAGACTGGCAATTGCGCTGATTGTAATGCGTGAAAAGTTTAAAATTGAGACTGAAGAAGGCAAAGAAATAATTATTGATATTTCTAGGACTGATCTGGCTAATATTGCCGGTATCGCAAAGGAAAATGTAATTAGGTTGTTAAAGGAGTTTAAAACAGAAGAAATCATTGAAACCGAAGGTAGGAAGATTCGGGTTATAGATATCGAAAAGCTCATCGCCCGCTCCAACTACAAATAA